CAGGGGACGGCACACACGAGCATCCCACACAGGCATTGCTTGACGCCTACTCTATTCGCCAGAAATTAGGAAAAGTAAAAGGAAAGAAAGTGGTGATTGTGGGAGACATTCTTCATTCGCGTGTGGCGCTTTCAAATATTTTCTGCCTGAAAAAACTGGGAGCGGAAGTGATGGTTTGCGGACCTACTACCCTTGTACCAAAGTATATCCATTCACTGGGAGTGAAAGTGGAGAACAACCTTCGCAAAGCGCTTGAATGGTGCGATGTGGCGAACATGCTTCGCATTCAATTAGAGCGGCAAGACATCAAGTACTTCCCAACACTTCGCGAATACACTATGCAGTTCGGATTGAACCGTGCATTGCTCGACTCTCTGAAAAAAGAAATTACCATCATGCACCCCGGTCCTATTAATCGTGGAGTGGAAATCACCTCTGATGTGGCAGACAGCAAGCAATCCATCATCCTTGAACAGGTTGAAAATGGTGTAGCCATCCGCATGGCTGTGCTTTATCTTCTCGCTGGCAGGCACGAAGAAAACTAACGTTGGTCGAATTTTTACCAGAACTTGTCGAATAAGAATAACATTGTCTTGCATCTTTCATTATTATTTTTATACCTTTGCTCTAAGAACTAATTATACATGAGTTTTAAAATTCAAAAGAAAGACAAGTTTACACTCGTCAAAACCAGCGTTGAAAAACTGGATACCACTGTTGCTCCCTCATTAAAATCTGAACTTGTTATTCTAAATTCAGACGGAGTACAAAACATCATCATCGACCTTTCTGCAACACGTTATTGCGATTCTTCCGGACTCAGCGCAATTCTTGTTGCAAATCGTCTATGTAAAAATGCTGGCGGTTCTCTTGTAATAACAGGTTTGCAGGAACCCGTAAAAAATCTTATTTCTATTTCCCAACTCGACTCCATTTTAAATATTGCCGACAATCTTGAAGACAGCATTGAACTGCTGAAAGAGAAAGTGGGCGGTGATGAAGAATAATTATTGATATTTAAACGAATAAAAACAAAACAAAAAGTTATGATTAAAAAAATACTCTTACTCGCACTCTTCGTTCCCCTCTTTAATTATTCGTCATTCGGGCAGGCGGCATGCACTCCTGACGGTCAATACACCAACACGAGCACACAAAGAGGAATCCATCCGGATACTATTGTCAATTTTGCTCCTGCCTATGTGGGCAATCCATACTCTCAAACAATTACTGTTGTTATTCCGCAAGACACTAACAGCGGTCCCCCATTTTATATCCCTTTTAATTGGGATTCTACTGTGCTGACAGGTGTTACTGGGCTTCCGGCAAGTTTGAGTTTGACTTATGCCTGCTGGAATGCCAATGGTTTTGGCAACCCCACTCATTGCTCATGGAAAGGCAACTCTATAGGATGCGCCATCATTACAGGCACACCTGTAACTGCGGATATTGGAACACATAATTTAGTGTTTTCCATAGATAACTGGTTAAATGGACCCGGTAATCAGCCGGCTACAGTTCTTGGTTACAAGATTATTGTTTCCCCAAACACAAGTGTGAATGAAAATCCGAAAATTCAAATACTTCTGCAAAATAATCCTAATCCATTCGATGGCATTTCTGAAATTCAGTTCGCAGCAGAAGATAACGGAGTTGCCAAGTTCAAGGTTTACAATCTGATCGGAACCGTTGTTCAGCAATACGATATTGCTGTGAAAAAAGGAATAAATAATATAGAACTTAATTCTAAAGATTTTGATTCAGGAATTTATTTCTATTCTTTATCACACGGCAGCAATGCTTTCACACGCAAGATGATTGTTAACAAGTAAATGTATTGGGATTACACCGATTTTCAGAAAAGACAAAAAGGATTACACTGATGAAATAACGCAAAGTAATCGGTGTAATCTTTCTAACATCTGTGTAATAATCTTAGTATGCAATCGTTTGAGTTAACTATTCTCGGATCCAGTTCTGCCACACCCACCGCAACAAGACATCCAACCGCTCAGGTACTTAACGTACACGAGCGGTTTTTTTTATTAGACTGCGGAGAAGCAACCCAAATTCAGCTTCGCAGATTCAAATTCAAGATTCAACGCATTGATCATATTTTCATTTCTCACCTTCATGGAGACCATTATTTAGGGTTGTCTGGATTATTAGGAACCATGCACCTTCTTGGGCGTGATAAAGTATTGCATATTTATTCTCCTGCCGGATTGAAAGAAATCATAGATATAAATCATTATCATTCAAAGACCTTTTTGAATTATGATTTAGAGTTTCATGTGCTGGAAGGAAAATCGTTTGCAAAGATTTTCGAAGATGATAAAATGACTGTCGAAACTATTCCCATGAATCACCGCATTCCCTGCTACGGGTTTTTGTTCAGAGAAAAAGAACCATTGCGAAATATTATCAAAGAAAAAATTGAAGAGTACAATATTCCTGTCCGGCAAATTTTTGAAATAAAAAAAGGCAATGATTTTATTTCTCCTGACGGAAAACGTATTCCGAATTCCGAACTCACTCTTCCTCCTCATCCTCCACGCACATACGCATACTGTTCAGACACCTTATATAATGAGTCGTATATTGAACAAATCAGAAATGTAAATCTTCTTTACCACGAAGCCACTTTTGCTGATGATAAGGCTGAACGTGCAATTGAAACTCACCATTGCACGGCAAAGCAGGCTGGAGCTATCGCCCAAAAGGCAAATGCAAAACAATTAATCATTGGGCACTATTCTGCACGATACAAGGATCTTGATGTATTATTAAATGAAGCAAAAGAAAAATTTTCGAATACTTTACTTGCGATTGAAGGAAGTACTTTCAGGATTGGTTAATCTTTATTATTAACGTGAGTTTCGCTTAAGGAATCAGATGTTTCGCTCCTACGGAGCTACAAATATTGGTTGGGTTCATATTTTTCTATTAACATGATGCTACTACGGAGCAAAGTCTCGTAGGGACTGAATATTAATAGACATAATAAGCCCCATAAAATTCTCGCTCTGTAGGAGCGAAATGTATTTACAGTAGCTGCTTAAACGAAACTCACGTTATTACAGAACTTTCATACAATAAGTTCGTACTTATATAATAGAAGTCTGGACTTTCAGCTTAGAAGTCTCACGACTTCCATCTCAGAAGTCTGGGCTTTCATCTCAGGAGTATAGAATTTCATGACAAAAATGAGGTGTTAGTAATTCAATATCAAGGTATATCAATTGTTATTATATTTGTATAGAATTATTCTAAACAAGATGGCAAAGATTAAGATTCTCATAGCAGATAACAGTTTCCTGATTCGTGAAGGGTTTCGCTCCGTTATTAATGAGAATAGCAACTTCAAGCTGGTAGGTGAAGCCCAAAAAGCTGAAGACCTTTCTGAGAAACTTCTCCTCCATCTCCCTCATGTTTTAGTGATTGATTACACGTCTCTTTACTTTTGCATTGACGACATCCTTGTCATTCATCAGCACTTCCCCGAAGTAAATATTCTTGCTGTTACTAATCCTCAGAGTAAAACAATCATTTCAAAAGCAATTGAAAACGGAGTGGTGAGCCACCTTCTGAAAGATTGTGGTAAGGATGAAATTATTGAAGCCATTAATAATACAGCGAAAGGACAAAAATTCTTCTGCGGAAAAATAATTGATACAATTCTAACAGATAAAGATGCTTCGGCTTCTCTTCCGGTAAATACAGGGCAGACCAGTATGACAAAAACAGCTGAAAGAGTTTCATGCGATGGAATAAAACCTTCTGTCCGTGAAATTGAAATCATTCAACTTGTTGCCGATGGATTAACCAACAAACAAATCGCTGATAAACTTTTTCTTTCTGTTCATACAGTTACTACTCACCGCAAAAACATCATGAGCAAACTTGGTGTGAATAACACAGCAGGACTTGTGATGTTTGCCATCCGCCAGAATCTCATCGAGTCAAATAAGTTTTTGTTCGCAAATTAATTTCTTCATCACTCGTACTTCGTAAATCGTAACTCGTACCTACTTCTTGGTATTTCTTCTATTTACCCATAATTAGGTATTGCCAATATCTAAAGTGTAGATACTTTTGTTTAAAATCATTCTAAACAAAATATACTCTACATGAAACAAGTTTTATCAGTAACTCAAACGACCGTTGCAGTTGCGGTCTTTGCATTATGTTGCTCCACAGGTATATCACAGGAAGGATATTTCACTACTTACGGACATGAAGTTGAAAAAGGCGAATTAGAATTTATGCTTATGATTGATCACACAGCGCCTTCAAAAGTGAAGCGGGATGAAGGACAGCACAACTTTCTTTCTCAGATGCCCGAAATTGGTTATTGTCCGACCGACCAACTATCAATCGAATTAATGGTGGAATCATTTCAAGAGTTTGGAACTGGAATTGCTAAATTCACCGGCTTCCGATTTGAAACACGATACCGCTTGTTTAAAAAAGAAGTTTTCTTTAATCCAACTATTTATTTTGAATTTGAAGACCTTGACGCGGAAACACGCTTTAAGATGGAGACCAGCGGTTGGATAATTGCTCCTTACAAAGAAGAACCGGAAGGCGAACCTAAACGCGAAAAAATTCTTGAATCGCGACTCATTCTTTCGCAGAACATCGGAAACTGGAACGTTGCATTTAACTGGCTTAATGAAACTGATACCCGAACAGGAGCAACTCCTTTTGGTTATGCTTTAGGAGCAATGTATAAACTCACCCCTCATTACGAACACGAAGTAAGTGTCTATTCCTGTCCGATGCACTCTGATGAAGTATCCGATAAACCTGGAGAATGCAGCAAATGCGGAATGAAACTTACAGGAAAAGGAAGTAAAAAAAATGTTGTTGCCAGTACATTAACATTTGAATTGTTGGGAGGATTAGGGGATGACCAACAGATGGGAATAATTCCTTGGCGACAGGAACATTATTTTCAGCCAGGCATTATGTTACATCTTCCCAATGGTCTTATGCTTAGTACCGCATTTGCAATCGGACTTACCGATGCCAGTGATGATTTGGTGCGTATAATGCTGATGAAAATGTTTTAACAAAAACATTGTGATTAAAAATAAAACTTCCATATAAAACAAACAAAACCCCCTATGAAAAAAACTTTCTTTACAATTACTGTAATTATTGCTCTGTTTCACATTGCAAACGCTCAGGACAGGCAATTTGCAAGAACCTATCAATCAAACACGCTTCCAAAAGGTGGTATTGACATTGAAGCACAGGGCACCTTCAGAACGGGAAGGGAATATTACTTTAACCGGTTAGACACGCGCCTTGAATTTGAAGTGGGGATGAGTGATAAACTGCAATCGGCACTTTATTTCAACGCTTCTCACAAAGCATTCGGAGCAAACCTGGATACACTTGGAGGAATCGCAGATACTTCCATCAGCGGAGTCTTTTCCGAATCCGAATTTTCTGTTTCCAGCGAATGGAAACTGAACCTGATGAATTCTTCTGCTGATCCAATTGGATTTGCCGTCTATGCCGAATTCAGTATTGCTCCCAATGAATTTGAAATTGAAAATAAACTCATCTTTGATAAAAGAACAGAGAAAGATTTTTTTGCTTTTAATCTTGTGAATGAATATGAAATAAAAAATAATGTAGTGAAAGGAAAAAAGAAAACTGAATGGGAAGATGAGCCGGAGATTGACCTCGCATATATGCACATGTTTAAACCAAATTTCGGCTTAGGATTAGAAATGGTGAACAGCAATGAGATTGAAGACGGGAAATGGAACTTTTCCGCCATGTTTGGCGGACCCACATTGTTCTATTCCGGTGATGAGCATTTCCTTATACTCAACGTGCTTCCTCAATGGGCAAATCTTTATAAAACAGATGACGCACCGAATAACCTTGTATTAAATGCGCGTGAAAAACTGGAGATAAGATTATTGTGGGGATTTGGTTTGTAACCTCTATCAAATACAGTTCATTTTATTTATGTACCCTAAAAAATTGAAATACGATTATTTGTCGGGTTCAGCCGGTAAGTGCAAAGTGTATATGGGTATAAGGTATAAGGGAATAAGTGGTTCTGCTGTACCTTATACCTTATACCTTATTTCCCTATTCCTTATCTGCTGCACTCCTGCTCTCATACCACCTATTGAAACGGATGTAGTTGTTGCAAAACAGAAATGGAGCGATGCGTCTCTGTCTCAACTTAAAGAAGGGTATACGCTGTTCAAAATCAAATGCAGCAAATGTCATTATCTGTATCGCCCGAATAAATTCTCAGAAGAAAAGTGGCATAAAATGATTCCTATTATGGGGAAAAAAGCAAAACTGGATTCTTTACAAACTATGCTGATAACAAAATATATTCTCACAGCAAAAGAAACAAATTCCTTCACGAAGAAATAACACACTCTCCCCTATTCTTCTTACTTTCGCGCAATGATTTTGATAGCTGACAGCGGTGCCACCAAAGCCGACTGGAGATTCATAGATAAAGACGGAACTATTTTTTCTTTTTCCTGTGCCGGATTGAGCCCGCTTTTCTGGACAAGCAGTGAAATGGCGAATGAGATAAGCAGAAAATTCACAAAGAAGATCAAGTCGCAAATCACAAGCGAGAAGTCACACATCTGCTTTTACGGAACGAGTTGTTCAAGCAGAGAGCGAATAAGAATCGTTCAGATTGCTCTCAAAAAGGTTTTTCCAAAATCCACAGCCGACATCAATCACGACATACTTGCTTCTGCACGAGCGCTGTTGGGAAATAAGGAAGGGATTGCCTGTATTCTTGGAACCGGTTCCAACTCCTGTTATTACGATGGAAAAAAAATTACCCATATAAAAGGAGGATTAACCTACATCCTGGGCGATGAAGGAAGCGGGGCGCACATAGGGTTGGAATTTCTCAAGGCATTTCTGAATAACGAACTGCCTGAGAAAGTCCATAAAACATTCCTGAAAGAGTATCGTTTAACCAAAGACAAAATCTTTGACGCTGTTTATCAAAAGAAATATCCCAATCGTTTTCTTGCTTCGTTTGCAAAATTCATTCACGAGCATATTGAAGACCCGTTTATAGCTAAACTGGTGAAGCAATGTGTTACTGAGTTTTTTGAAAAGACCATCTGTAAATATGAAAACCACATGAATGTTCCTGTTGGATTTGTCGGCTCCATTGCTTCCAGCTTCAAAAACATTCTTCATACTATTGCAAAAGAAAAAGGAGTAACGATAAATAAAATCATTTCAAATCCGATTGACGAATTGGTAAAGTTTCACTTAAAAGAAAAGTAAAATGAACTACATTCTTTTTGACGACTCGCGGGAAAATCTTTTTCCGCTCACACTCACCCGCCCTGTTTGTGAAATACGGATTGGCATTCTTACAATTCGGGAGAAATGGGAGAAATACCTGGAAGCAAAAACTTCTACGTTAACAGAAGATTATCTCAGTAAAAAATTTCCTCTCAAAGAATCAAAGCAAAATATTTTAATCAACGGCTCCGTCTGCCCGAATCAAAAACTGGTAAAGGACATTCTGGCTCTTAAATCAGGAGAAGCGTTATTCAGCGATGAAACACTCGTTGCCATAAATTCTTCTACTTCTGATACAACAAATTATAAAAACAGGAAAGAAACAAAGGCATTTTCTCTTTATATAAAAAATCTGTGGGACATCTTTCAGAAAAATGGCAAAGCGATTGAAGATGATTTTTACCTGCTCAGTTCAGGAAAGAAATCTCAGAAGATCAGTAAAACAAATTCAATAATCAATCCGAAAAATATTTTTCTGGCGAAGGGCGCGAAGGTTGAATATTCCATTCTTAATGCCAGTGCTGGACCCATTTACATAGGGAAAGATGCTGAAATTATGGAAGGATGCATGGTGCGCGGACCGTTTTCCTTGGGAGAAAACTCTCAATTAAAAATGGGTGCTAAGATCTACGGTCCCACCACAGTTGGTCCTGCATCAAAAGCAGGAGGCGAAATAAATAATTCAGTCATCTTCGGATACTCCAACAAAGCGCACGATGGATTTCTCGGTAACTCTGTGATTGGCGAATGGTGCAACATTGGCGCTGACAGCAACAACTCTAACCTGAAAAATAATTACATGCCGGTGAAACTCTGGAATTATTCCCAGGAAAAATTTGAAAGCACAGGCATGACTTTCTGCGGGCTCATCATGGGCGACCACAGCAAATGCGGAATCAATACCATGTTCAACACCGGGACAGTGGTGGGCGTGAGCGCAAATATTTTCGGATCAGGATTTCCGCGCAACTTCATTCCTGATTTTTCATGGGGAGGCGCAGGCGGCTTTTCCACCTACAAACCAAGCGATGCAATTGCAACCGCACAACGGGTTTATG
This Bacteroidota bacterium DNA region includes the following protein-coding sequences:
- a CDS encoding aspartate carbamoyltransferase catalytic subunit; the encoded protein is MSKLSTPHLLGAKDLTASDIELIFKTADNFKDVINRPIKKVPSLRDITIANLFFESSTRTRVSFELAEKRLSADVINFSSSGSSVKKGETLIDTVNNILAMKVDMVVMRHPAPGAAHFLSKNVKAKIVNAGDGTHEHPTQALLDAYSIRQKLGKVKGKKVVIVGDILHSRVALSNIFCLKKLGAEVMVCGPTTLVPKYIHSLGVKVENNLRKALEWCDVANMLRIQLERQDIKYFPTLREYTMQFGLNRALLDSLKKEITIMHPGPINRGVEITSDVADSKQSIILEQVENGVAIRMAVLYLLAGRHEEN
- a CDS encoding STAS domain-containing protein encodes the protein MSFKIQKKDKFTLVKTSVEKLDTTVAPSLKSELVILNSDGVQNIIIDLSATRYCDSSGLSAILVANRLCKNAGGSLVITGLQEPVKNLISISQLDSILNIADNLEDSIELLKEKVGGDEE
- a CDS encoding T9SS type A sorting domain-containing protein, with protein sequence MIKKILLLALFVPLFNYSSFGQAACTPDGQYTNTSTQRGIHPDTIVNFAPAYVGNPYSQTITVVIPQDTNSGPPFYIPFNWDSTVLTGVTGLPASLSLTYACWNANGFGNPTHCSWKGNSIGCAIITGTPVTADIGTHNLVFSIDNWLNGPGNQPATVLGYKIIVSPNTSVNENPKIQILLQNNPNPFDGISEIQFAAEDNGVAKFKVYNLIGTVVQQYDIAVKKGINNIELNSKDFDSGIYFYSLSHGSNAFTRKMIVNK
- a CDS encoding ribonuclease Z, coding for MQSFELTILGSSSATPTATRHPTAQVLNVHERFFLLDCGEATQIQLRRFKFKIQRIDHIFISHLHGDHYLGLSGLLGTMHLLGRDKVLHIYSPAGLKEIIDINHYHSKTFLNYDLEFHVLEGKSFAKIFEDDKMTVETIPMNHRIPCYGFLFREKEPLRNIIKEKIEEYNIPVRQIFEIKKGNDFISPDGKRIPNSELTLPPHPPRTYAYCSDTLYNESYIEQIRNVNLLYHEATFADDKAERAIETHHCTAKQAGAIAQKANAKQLIIGHYSARYKDLDVLLNEAKEKFSNTLLAIEGSTFRIG
- a CDS encoding response regulator transcription factor, which codes for MAKIKILIADNSFLIREGFRSVINENSNFKLVGEAQKAEDLSEKLLLHLPHVLVIDYTSLYFCIDDILVIHQHFPEVNILAVTNPQSKTIISKAIENGVVSHLLKDCGKDEIIEAINNTAKGQKFFCGKIIDTILTDKDASASLPVNTGQTSMTKTAERVSCDGIKPSVREIEIIQLVADGLTNKQIADKLFLSVHTVTTHRKNIMSKLGVNNTAGLVMFAIRQNLIESNKFLFAN
- a CDS encoding GlmU family protein, whose product is MNYILFDDSRENLFPLTLTRPVCEIRIGILTIREKWEKYLEAKTSTLTEDYLSKKFPLKESKQNILINGSVCPNQKLVKDILALKSGEALFSDETLVAINSSTSDTTNYKNRKETKAFSLYIKNLWDIFQKNGKAIEDDFYLLSSGKKSQKISKTNSIINPKNIFLAKGAKVEYSILNASAGPIYIGKDAEIMEGCMVRGPFSLGENSQLKMGAKIYGPTTVGPASKAGGEINNSVIFGYSNKAHDGFLGNSVIGEWCNIGADSNNSNLKNNYMPVKLWNYSQEKFESTGMTFCGLIMGDHSKCGINTMFNTGTVVGVSANIFGSGFPRNFIPDFSWGGAGGFSTYKPSDAIATAQRVYERRNKKFNDIEKEILTKVFEMTDKFRR